A segment of the Deinococcus sp. HSC-46F16 genome:
TCGCCTCGTCCTCCGGGGAGGGCTGCGGCGTGTCCTGAGCGGACTCGGAGAGTTGCTCGTGCTGTTCGTCCTGCGGCTGGGGCGTGCGGTCGTTCTCGTTCTTCGTCATGGCGGAAACCTCCTCAGCGGCTCTGCGCGTAGTACTCGGCGTTGGGCTGGAAGCCGAGCGCACTGCTCACGCGGTTGGTCATGTTGAACATGGCGATCACCTGCACGAGTTCCATGATCTGGTGATCGTCCAGCCCCACCCCACGCAGGGGCTGGAGGTCAGCTTCGGTCACCTCGGCGGGGCGCAGGGTCAGCTTCTCGGCGTACTCGCACAGCACGCGCTCGCGCTCGGTCAGGGTGGCGTGGCGCCAGTTCACCGCCACCGCGTCGGCCTTCTGGGGGTCGCCGTCAAAGTGGCGCAGGGCCGCCCCGTGCGACACGGCGCAGTACAGGCAGCGGTTGACACTGCTCACCACCACGGCGACAAGTTCGCGCTCGGCGTTGCTCAGGTACCCCTCCTTGTTCAGCAGCAGGTTGAAGTAGTTCCACCACGCCAGGAACTGCTCGCCGTTGACCGCCTGGGCGCGGAACACGTTGGGCACGAAGCCCATGTTCGCCTCAGCCTTGGCCCACAGTTTGCTCACGCCCTCGGGCACCCCGGAGGCGTCGGGGACGGGCAGGTAGGAGAGACGGCGCTCGTCGGTGGGCGGCTGGGTTGTGGTCATGGGGACAGCTTACCCGCCCCGGAACTCCCTTCCCCCGCCCCGCGTATCTCACCAGCGTATGAGTCTCGCCTTTCTGGTCTTTCTGGTCGCCTGGGTCGTCGGCATGGTCGGCACCTTCGTGCCCGCGCTGCCCGCCACGCTGATCATCTTCGCGGGCACGGTCGCCGCCACCTTCATCGACGGGTTTCAGGTGTGGCCGGACCTGCCCTTTCTGCTCACCTTCGCGGTCATCACGTTCCTGATTTCCATGATCGACAACTTCGCCTCGGCGTGGGGGGCGCGGCGGTATGGGGGCAGCAAGCAGGCCGGGTGGGGAGCCTTGGTCGGCGGGCTGGTGGGCATCTTCATTCCCTTCGGGCTGATCGTGGGACCGCTCGCCGGGGCGTTGGCGGCGGAACTCCTGATCGTGCGAAAGCCCGCGCCCGACGCCATTCGCGCCGCCTGGGGCACCCTGCTGGGACTACTGACCGGCATCGCCGCCAAGCTGGTGCTGCACCTGCTGATCGGGATTTACGAGCTGTGGCGCCTCTGGGACCCCAGCAAAAGCATCTTCGGCTGAACGGGGGTTCGGGAGGGTCGGGGCCGAGGCTCCGGCCCTTTCTGCTGGCCGCTTTACCAGGCCGCCAAGAGCGGGGCCAGGCCCAACGCCGTCACCGCCAGCACGGGGAGGAGGGGAAGGAGCGTGCCGAGGAGCGCCCGGCGGCGGTCCCCCGTCAGGGTCAGGAAGCCCCGGTAGGCCAGCGCGAACTGCGCGAGGGGCGCGAGCAGCAGCAGGAGCACGGTCACGCGGGCGAGGCTGCTCTGCATCACCGCCTCCAGCAACTCACGCTGAGAAAGCGCGGCCCCGTCCACACGGATCAGGCCCAAGTCCGTTCCCGACAGGAGGACCAGCACCGACAGCGCCAGATACAGCGGTGGCAGCAGCACAAAGGTTGCCCCGTAGACCTCCGGGGCACGGCCCTCGCGTCCGGCTCCCAGCCAGCCCAGCCCCGCCATCAGCGCCGCGCCCACCACCGTCAGGAAGAAGGTGCCGAAGACGTTGACCGCGTAAGAGGCGAACGCCGCCGCACCCTGGGCCGTCGCCCCCACGACCGGGCGCAGCAGCAGGGCGTAGACCACCCCGCCGAGCAGGGCCGCAAGCACGGGCGGGAGCGCATACCGCCAGGGCAGGGGCGGCACCTGGCGCAACCGCGCGAAAAAGGCCGCCGGGCCGCTCAGCAGTTCGGCGGCGAGGGGCGCGGTGGGGGGCGGGGCAGGCGTGGGGCGCGGGCGGGCCATCGGGGGCACTCTAGCCCCCCGAGCCGGAGCGGGTGACCCACAGGTGCCACAGCCCCCACAGCGCGAGGGCGTACAGCCCCAGCATGGGCACCAGCCCCCAGCCGGAGCGGGCCAGCCGCGCGGGATGACGGGCGGCCTCGGCACGGGCGTCTTCCAGCACGGCGGGCGGCACGAGGCGCAGCACCAGCCACAGCCCAGCGGGAACGAGCAGCAGGTCGTCGAGCTGCCCCAGTACCGGGATGAAGTCCGGAATCAGGTCGATGGGGCTGAGCGCATAGGCCAGGACGAGCAGGGCCAGGGCGCGGGCCAGCCACGGGGTGCGGGGGTCACGGGCGGCGAGGCTGAGGGCCAGCAGGTCGGCCTTCAGCCGCCGGGCGAAAGCCCGCAAGCGGTTCAGCGCCGTGCCTACCGCATCACCCCGCGCAGATCGGTCAGGGTCTGCTGCACGGCGGGCAGGGTCAGGGCCGCCGCGACCACCCCGAACAGCACCACGCCGACATACGCCGCGCTGAGCCACGGGCCGGGCGCCTGCCGCTCCTGGGGATCGGCCCTGGGGGTCAGCCAGAGGTGCAGCACCGTCAGCACCGCGACGCCAAAGAGGGCCGCCCCAATCGCCACGGGCACCGCCAGCGCCGGATTTTTCAGCAGTTCGCCCGCCTGCTCGGTGTTGTCGGGGAGCCGACCGGCCAGGACACTGCCCAGCGCCACCGCCAATGTGTTGTTCAGCGCGTGGACAATCACCGCGTTCCACAGGCTGCCGCTGTGCTGGGTCAGGCGGGCCAGCGCGTAGGCCAGCGGGATGATGCCGACCACGCTGGCCGGAACGCCGTGGGCGACCCCGAAGGCGAGCGAGGTCGTGACCGCCGCCACCGTGAAGCCCGCCGCCCGTTCGTGCCCACGCAGCATCAGGCCCCGGAAGGCGACCTCCTCCGCGAAGGGGATCAGCAACCCGGCGGCGAGCAGCAGCACCCACAGGTCCGGCCCCTGACTCACGAACTGCGGAATGGCGTCGGCCGACTGCGGCACAAGGGTCACGTACACCAGCACGAAGGCCCGAGACGCCAGGAACGCCAGCACAAAAGCCGCCAGCGACAGCCCCCACGACGGCGGCGTACGCCAGCGCGAGTCGCGGAAGAGGGCCTGCATGGGCCGCCGAAAGACGGTCAGGGCCAGGGCCGCGTTCCCTACGAAAGACAGCAGCAGCGCCGTTCCCAAGGGCATCCCCAGACCGATAAACACCGCCGACAGGACGTTTTGCGCGATCAAGAGGGTCAGGGCGGCGCGGTTGCCGTCCACGGCGCGGATGCCCGGAGCCTGCGGGATGCTGGGGGAAACGGGCCGGTCCGGGGCGGTCATGGGAGGCAGTATGCCGCGCCCGGCTCGGCGGAGACCTCTGACCCCAGGCGGGCTCAGGCGGTCAGCACCCGGATCGCTTCCTCTAGCGCCTCGTCCCCGACCTGGTGGTGCAGTACGAAACGCACCGAGTCCGGCCCCAGCGCACTCGCCAGCACCCCCGCCTCGGCCCAGCGGGCCACCTGCGCCGCCGCGTCGGGCAGGGTCACGTAGATGATGTTGGTCTGCACGGCGGCCAGATTCACGCTGTACCCGGCCTCCAGCAGCGCTTCGGCGAGGCGGCGGGTACGGCGGTGGTCTTCCTTCAGGCGGGCAGGACCCTCGCGCACAGCGACCAGCGCGGCGGCGGCGAGGACCCCGGCCTGACGCATGCCGCCGCCCATCATCTTGCGGTAGCGGTGGGCCTGCTTCATGGCGGCGGCGCTGCCCAGCAGCACGCTGCCAACCGGGGCACCCAACCCCTTGCTCAGGCAGATGCTCACCGTGTCGAAGTGGCGGGTGATCTCGGCCAGGGGCACATCTTGCGCCGCCGCCGCGTTGAAGACCCGCGCCCCGTCGAGGTGCAGGGGCAGCCCCTCCTCGTCGGCCACGCCCCGGATGGCAGTCAGCACCTCCAGCGGCAGCACCGTTCCGCCCGCCTTGTTGTGGGTGTTTTCCAGGCTGATCATCCCCGTGGGTGACTGGTGGACGCTGTGGCGCACGGCGAGGCGCACCGCCTCCGGGTCGGGTACGCCCAGCGGCGCGGGCACGAAGCGGGGCACGACCCCTGAGAAGGTCGCCATCATGCCGAGTTCCCACTCGTAGATGTGCGAGCCCTCCGCGCAGATCACTTCCTCGCCCCGGCGGGTGTGCAGGGCGATGGCGACCTGATTGGTCATCGTGCCCGAGGGCATGAAGAGGCCCGCCTCGAATCCGGCGAGGCGGGCGAGTTCGCTCTGAAGCGCGTTGACGGTGGGGTCCTCGCCGTACACGTCGTCGCCCACCGGGGCCTGCGCCATCGCCTCCCGCATCTCGGGGGTGGGCGTGGTGACGGTATCGGAGCGGAGGTCGGCCAGGACGCGGGGAGGGGCGACGGTCATGGAGAGAATGGTACGCGGGAGGCCGGGCGCGGTGCGCGGTGGCAGGTTCCTTTCCGGCCTCCCCTCCCCCTACCCGGCCGCCGTCTTCCGCGCCTCCACGATCTTCTTCGCCAAGTGCTCAGGCACGTCCTGATAGCCCTGGGGCTTGACGCTGAAGGCCCCCCGGTCCCCGGTCAGGGAGCGCAGGTCGGCGCTGTAGGTCTGGAGTTCGGCCTGGGGCACGACTGCCGTGATCGTGATGACGGTGCCTTCGGGCTCCATGCCCTGCACACGGGCGCGGCGGGTCTGGAGGTCGCCCACGAGGTCCCCGGTAAATTGCGCCGGAGCCCGCACCCGCAGCAGCAGCACGGGTTCGAGGAGGGTGGGCCGCGCTCCCTCCACCGCGTTGCGGAAGGCCAGCGCCCCGGCCGTGCGAAAAGCGAGGTCGCTGGAATCCACGTCGTGATAGGAACCGTGGGTCACGGCCACCTGCACGTCCTGCATGGGGTAGCCCGCCAGCGGCCCCTTCTCCATCGCGTCGGCCACGCCCTTCTCGATGCTGGGCAGGTACTTGCCGGGAATCGCGCCACCCACGACCTCCGAGCGGAAGGCAAAGCCCGGTCCCGGCGAGAGGCGCAGGTGGCAGTCGCCGTACTGCCCGTGGCCGCCCGACTGCTTCTTGTGCTTGCCCTGCGCCTGCGCGGAGGCCCGGATGGTCTCCCGGTAGGGAATCTGCGGCAGATGGGTGTCCACGTTGACGCCCAGCGCGGCGAGGCGTTCCACCGCGATGGTCGTGTGCATGTCGCCCATGCCCGAGAGCAGCAGTTCGCCCGTCTGCTCCTCGCGCGAGAAGCGCAGGGTGGGGTCCTCGTCGAGCAGCCGGGCCATCGCCGCGCCGAGACGGTCCTCGTCCTGCCGGGTACGCGGAGAGAGGGCGACCGTGTGCGCCGGGTCGGGGAGCAGCAGCGGGTCATATTCGATGGGCTGGGCGGGGTCGGCCAGCGTGTCCCCAGTGTGCAACTCGGGCAGCTTGGTGAGCACGCCGAGCATCCCGGCCCGCAGCTCGGGCACCTCGGTGAGGTCGTGGCCGCTCATCACGTACAGGTGGGCAGGCTTCACCTCGGCGCCGCGCGTGGTGTTGCGCAGGGTGTCGCCGGGGCGCAGCGTGCCGCTCCACACCCGGATATGCGCGAGCTTGCCCACGAAGGGGTCCACGCTGACCCGCCACACGCGGGCACTGAAGGGGGCGTCCGGCGTCGGCTCGCGGGTCGTCTGGCCGTCCACCCCGGTCAGCACGCCACGTTCCTGGGCACTGCGCAGGCCGCGCACCATCAGGTCCAGCAGCTCGTCCAGCCCGCCCCCCGTCGCTGCCGAGACGGGCAGCACCGGAAAGAGGGTCCCGGCATGGACCGCCCGCAAGAAGGCCGAGCGCAGTTCCTCTGCGGACAGCTCCTCGCCTTCGAGGTAGCGGGTCATCAACTCGTCATCGGTGTCCGCGATGGCTTCGAT
Coding sequences within it:
- a CDS encoding peroxidase-related enzyme, which codes for MTTTQPPTDERRLSYLPVPDASGVPEGVSKLWAKAEANMGFVPNVFRAQAVNGEQFLAWWNYFNLLLNKEGYLSNAERELVAVVVSSVNRCLYCAVSHGAALRHFDGDPQKADAVAVNWRHATLTERERVLCEYAEKLTLRPAEVTEADLQPLRGVGLDDHQIMELVQVIAMFNMTNRVSSALGFQPNAEYYAQSR
- a CDS encoding DUF456 domain-containing protein; the protein is MSLAFLVFLVAWVVGMVGTFVPALPATLIIFAGTVAATFIDGFQVWPDLPFLLTFAVITFLISMIDNFASAWGARRYGGSKQAGWGALVGGLVGIFIPFGLIVGPLAGALAAELLIVRKPAPDAIRAAWGTLLGLLTGIAAKLVLHLLIGIYELWRLWDPSKSIFG
- a CDS encoding YkvA family protein, which produces MNRLRAFARRLKADLLALSLAARDPRTPWLARALALLVLAYALSPIDLIPDFIPVLGQLDDLLLVPAGLWLVLRLVPPAVLEDARAEAARHPARLARSGWGLVPMLGLYALALWGLWHLWVTRSGSGG
- a CDS encoding CPBP family intramembrane glutamic endopeptidase, yielding MTAPDRPVSPSIPQAPGIRAVDGNRAALTLLIAQNVLSAVFIGLGMPLGTALLLSFVGNAALALTVFRRPMQALFRDSRWRTPPSWGLSLAAFVLAFLASRAFVLVYVTLVPQSADAIPQFVSQGPDLWVLLLAAGLLIPFAEEVAFRGLMLRGHERAAGFTVAAVTTSLAFGVAHGVPASVVGIIPLAYALARLTQHSGSLWNAVIVHALNNTLAVALGSVLAGRLPDNTEQAGELLKNPALAVPVAIGAALFGVAVLTVLHLWLTPRADPQERQAPGPWLSAAYVGVVLFGVVAAALTLPAVQQTLTDLRGVMR
- a CDS encoding low specificity L-threonine aldolase, which gives rise to MTVAPPRVLADLRSDTVTTPTPEMREAMAQAPVGDDVYGEDPTVNALQSELARLAGFEAGLFMPSGTMTNQVAIALHTRRGEEVICAEGSHIYEWELGMMATFSGVVPRFVPAPLGVPDPEAVRLAVRHSVHQSPTGMISLENTHNKAGGTVLPLEVLTAIRGVADEEGLPLHLDGARVFNAAAAQDVPLAEITRHFDTVSICLSKGLGAPVGSVLLGSAAAMKQAHRYRKMMGGGMRQAGVLAAAALVAVREGPARLKEDHRRTRRLAEALLEAGYSVNLAAVQTNIIYVTLPDAAAQVARWAEAGVLASALGPDSVRFVLHHQVGDEALEEAIRVLTA
- a CDS encoding translation factor GTPase family protein — its product is MPVRVVSLVGHSGSGKTTLSEALLVRSGALPRAGRVEDGTTQSDHTDAEKAHGFSITTGVLRLTHAGTDLTLLDTPGYADFVREIRGAIRAADSALVLVSAVSGVEVGTERVWATADRFAMPRIVLMSKMDRERANFSAVLADIRATLKGNVAAAFLPVGEGPDFRGVVDVLGTDPSHPDLPAEVRSALPEAREALIEAIADTDDELMTRYLEGEELSAEELRSAFLRAVHAGTLFPVLPVSAATGGGLDELLDLMVRGLRSAQERGVLTGVDGQTTREPTPDAPFSARVWRVSVDPFVGKLAHIRVWSGTLRPGDTLRNTTRGAEVKPAHLYVMSGHDLTEVPELRAGMLGVLTKLPELHTGDTLADPAQPIEYDPLLLPDPAHTVALSPRTRQDEDRLGAAMARLLDEDPTLRFSREEQTGELLLSGMGDMHTTIAVERLAALGVNVDTHLPQIPYRETIRASAQAQGKHKKQSGGHGQYGDCHLRLSPGPGFAFRSEVVGGAIPGKYLPSIEKGVADAMEKGPLAGYPMQDVQVAVTHGSYHDVDSSDLAFRTAGALAFRNAVEGARPTLLEPVLLLRVRAPAQFTGDLVGDLQTRRARVQGMEPEGTVITITAVVPQAELQTYSADLRSLTGDRGAFSVKPQGYQDVPEHLAKKIVEARKTAAG